Part of the Oncorhynchus mykiss isolate Arlee chromosome 12, USDA_OmykA_1.1, whole genome shotgun sequence genome, TTAAACTGACCCTGGTTGTCAATTTAAACAATGTATGCTAGCGTCATAGAATATTTTGGGCCAAAGGAACCAAACTACATTATTGAGAACAAGTTAACATGAATAGAACTTAAAACAACTGGAGTTTTTATTTCCCTCCAAATTCACTGATTGTCACTGAGGAAAAACAAACAAAGTTTCTAAATCTGGGGTTAAGATCAGAAGATGACCCTCAACCCTTGCTGACCTAAGCACTTCtttgagacaggacagagacctgATGAGAAATTAACAAATTAAGCAACAAATACAACGCAACAGCATGTCTTAATCAGGATCCCATTTGTGTAACAGCAATATTGATTAATAATGTGAAACTAATACTGTGCAAAATCTTAATTGGAAGTAGAATGTTCCGTCCACAAAAAGGGAGACAAAATATAGATAAAAGAATCTGTCTGTTGCTGTAAAACTCAGCTCTGGAAAGGGCATTTGAAGAGTATTACACATAGTTACTATCAATaacaatatattttttgttgttgtaaaagaCACTTCTCTAAGCAACTTGTACTCTATTTCACAAGTCAAAAGGTCTGGAGGTCACAGACTCATGCATGGGATTAAAAAACAGAACTTTCCCATAGATTACATCAACCCAAACAACATGATATACCCATGATGTCACTTATGATATTTCACAATATCGATGAGGGTCCTGAGCATGTACAACCATACCAAATTACAGAAGTCAAATAATAACATTCATGTAATCAATGGGAAAATGTGATAACACTCCAAGGGCTACCCTTTTTAAAGTAGTATGCATGTAGAGAAAGGGTAATATCACGCACTACCCAGAGGACTGAGATCACCAGTCGAGGTCCTTTCTATCAAActaaagtttacacacacctgtcaAGAGGTGAGTATCCACGCCAATCTCTCATTAGGTTTAGGCCATAAAGGACCAGGACTTGGTGGGTCCTCTGGGCAGAGCTTTGCCTAGGGATTCTATATCCCTAGGCAAAGAACCCACTCCCAGTCCTGCCTTAAAGGCAGCCCTACTTATATCAGTATTCACATATTAATACACTATTCACATAGACAAACTGAGCCACCGCTGGCTTGACAGTCTGCTGTGACACCTCATCTTCATGTCTCATTTTTGAGCGCTTACTTCTGGACTATCAAAGAATACTGGACTATTGGGTCACGTTCAGTGGGATTACAACATGCCCTCACCATTACCCCTGAACACAACACAAAAGGCCTTTTAACACCTCTAACTTTGATATAAACAAAAGCCCAACAAGGAAaagtatagtctcttcactcctGACTTCCTTTGGCAGGGCATTTCATGCAACCTTCTGATTAACAAAGCACAGGTGCCAGTCTTTGTGTAACATCTATATATTATCTTGATTACAACTCAAGACATGATTACTTCAGGAGGCAAGGAATATGATGAGTTTCCCCAAGGCTCTGATGGTTTGAGGGAGAGGAGCGCTCTGATAGGCTGTGAGTAGAATCTAGGACTGACTGTAGTCCTGGTCTGTGATAGGCTGCTGGTGTTGTGGTTTCTAGATATTGGGCTGGTGAGAGGTGAatgaggggggaggagacaggtacaGGGTACTACCCTGGGGACtagcaccacacacagacacaccacctgTAGGAGAACCAGCAGATGCCTGAGTCACACTGGGGGAGAGGGAAAAAAACAGGAAGTTAAAAGAGATGCAGCTAGCACCATATTCAAAAGTGTGCAAGAGTTTGAATGTCTCTAGTTCTCACCTGACTGTGTAACTAGTTCGGTGAGCAGGATCTGTTACCCCGGCAACAAACAGCTTCTTCGGCGGACCATCAGACTCCACTCCTCCTACATGACAGAACGACAGGATGAaagagaagacacacacacacacacacacacacaccaaggctgAGTAAAGTAAGCACCATTCTTGAAGCACTGTTCTTACCTTTCCTTTTCAGTGGAGTCAGGGCAGGCCATCTCACAGTAGAGCTGACTGTTGGCCTGGCAGTGAAGGGACACTGTGTTAAATAGGATAGCTATAAATCTACACAAGTTAGTTTGTCAAGCAATGTGAAACTCAACTCACCCCCTAAACCTTCGAGTTGGACTAGGGGACGAATTAGGGGTGGTACCACTGTCCGGTAAATGGAATCCCTGTGAAAGACAGGACGAATATAAGTAAATATGAGAACTCTTTATCCATCCATTTATTCATCATCTATCCATCAATCCTCTCTCCATGCTTTGGTATGACAAAGCACTACAGTCACATGCAGAGGGAGTACTCACCACTGATGAATGGTCATGCCAGTGACTGACAGGAGGGACCAGGTTGGAATCACTACaacaagagagagaaaacacagttagagagagagagagagagactgtgtgtgtgtgtgtgtgtgtttaccttacCTCAGTTTCTGAAGACTCCCCCTGAGTGTCATCTCCATATTCTCTTCCTTGAATGAAAATACACACTTTCAGTCAGTGGTCATACACACTGAAACACCAATATGAGCATTTACATAAGATAACCTCACACTaaactgtactaacacactggcTAATGTATAAGCAAACACTCAAACCAGCATCATTACTCAAAGGCAGGCATTTGCACAAATAGAGGGAAGAGGCCCACAATATCCCTAACCTTGTCCTCACCTGCCTTTTGTGGTCTGGTCTCTCACCACCCAATGAGAAAGGGGACAGGGGGACAGCCTATGGAATCAAGACTGAATGTATTATTGTTGGTCTGTTGATGGAGTAACTTACAGAATACTgaatgatcacacacacactcaccagagAAGGGCAGCTGGGGTTGACAGAGACACTGCTCCGTCGATACCGGGGTGAAATAGTTGGACTGAACACTGTCATACCATCGCTGTTACGTGGagggaaacaaacaaacaactcaGAATCATTCCAAGGCAAACATATTACAAACATGACTGCAAAAATCTAATTTCATAAATGACAGACAATTCTATTTCAATCAAGTAGAATATCAATTCCAATAACCTGACACTCGTGATCATGGGGGCGCTGTTCGATCTACGAAGAGCCCCGCCTCCGCTCCCGGCAGCTGCGCCTGCGCACTGGTCCACTTCCATTCGTTCCATTTCTTGAAATCACCGGCCTCCAGCCTAGCAGCGCGAGCTGCTGGCCTAGGAGCGCTCAGAGGCGGCGTACGGCCCTACTCTATCCGGGTGAAAGCCCGACCTGCAGGCCTCACACACAAACCTTTCGGTCCAATTCAGAGCAGCTAAATCAGCGGGAAATGTCCTTGGTGTCTTCCCTCTATCTCATTTTTGTAAGATGAAGTCAGACTTGGCTCAAAGTTACAGCAAGCGACTATTCGTAACTAGCTAACCTTATAAAGTACTCAAATGCAATTCCTGTTGTCGCACAAAGGCTAAACAAACACATACTTGACCAATACTGTCAACTAGAGAGATATATCCCTTACAATAACTTTTAAGGGAAATTAGGTTAGGCGGCCAGCTGAGACGTGACTTTTtagggttagctagctagctacagtagctaaccaTTAACACTCcaacttggctagctagctagtagctaactAGTCAGAGAATAAAACACAACAGTCCTCAACAAAACATTTGCGTCGTTGAAAAGTTCCATCCTCCGGTTAAGTTGTCCATTGCGTCGTCAACGAAATCGACAAAATATCAAAAAAATGTTACTATTTATCAAAATAGAACTAATTGAAAGATTTCACAACATAGTCCTCCACCAAATAGAGGCACTTCGTAATCTGTCATAACAGCGCCTCTCCCTGGTTAGATATAATATTGCATGAAGGAGATTCACTCCAACAAGGCTGGAGAGACGAATGAGCACCTTGCCTGACTGCATCACTTTTTCCAAACAGATTTTAATAGCAAACATGCAAGATAaggtttggataggggttgggaATAAGTCCAGGTTTTTAGGGTGAATATGAGGCTGGTTTTTGCCCCTAGGGGTGGTATGCCtattaaaatcaaatgttatttgtcacatacacatggttagcagatgttaatgcgagtgtagcgaaatgcttgtgcttctagttccgacaatgcagtaataaccaacgagtaatctagctaacaattccaaaactactaccttatacacacaagtgtaaagggataaagaatatgtacataaatatatatgaatgagtgatggtacagagcggtataggcaagatgcagtagatggtattgagtacagtatatacgtatacatatgagataaataatgtagggtatgtaaacatattaagtagcattgtttaaagtggctagtgatatattttacatcaattcccatcaattcccattattaaagtggctggagttgagtcagtgtgttggcagcagccactcaatgttagtggtggctggttaacagtctgatggccttgagatagaagctgtttttcagtctctcgttcccagctttgatgcacctgtactgacctcgccttctggatgatagcggggtgaacaggcagtggctcgggtggttgttgtccttgatgatctttatggccttcctgtgacatcgggtagtgtaggtgtcctggagggcaggtagttttcccccggtgatgcgttgtgcagacctcactaccctctggagagccttacggttgtggggggagcagttgccgtaccaggcggtgatacagcccgacaggatgctctcgattgtgcatctgtagaagtttgtgagtgcttttggtgacaagccaaatttcttcagcctcctgaggttgaagaggcgctgctgcgccttcttcacgatgctgtctgtgtgggtggaccaattcagtttgtctgtgatgtgtacgccgaggaacttaaaacttactaccctctccactaggTTGAAATACAATGGTTTGTTATGGGGTGCCCAGTCCCCTAGCCCAGTTGTAATTCCAACCCTGTACTGGATTACAATAGTACATCAAAGTTGATTTTATAACAGCTTAAATCAGTGACTGCGCAGTTGTCCTTCTATAACAATTACTTTGTTGAATTGGACTATTGAGACTTCCTCCAtggtttcctctaggattgtcCTCAACATGTTTAGAGTGTTCTGACTGTGCTATTTGTGCTGGCTGCTGCTACTGGTCCTATGCCTACAGCTTTTTCACAAACGCTTTTCCATTAACAGAGGCAGGGGAGGGAACAGTAGTCAGCAATAATATTTGTGGTCCAGGCTTCGTGGGTCACTGGCTGCTGATAAGCAGGGGCAGAGCTGCTTACTGTCCCAGCCTGTGTTGTTGCAACATCCCATTTTATACACCAGCTGTCCTTTGGCCTGGAGAAAGGGGTGGAGGGACGGTTATGACTGGGAAATGTATGaatggaggttgtgtgtgtgtgcgccttcgCAAAAATGTGTGAGTGATTGAGAGGGACAGACATGTTTTGTAAATTAATACAGAGTTTAAAGATGTGTGAGGGTGTCAGATTAAGCAATGTGCAGTGTTAGAGGACCAGATAAAAGGGAGGCTCATTAACCTACCTCTCTTAAAGATTGGCTAATTATCACAGGACACTCCTTGTAATAACCAGTCTTTGTTGGCTGGTGATCACACAAATTAAGTTAAACACGAGCAAGAAATAGATCACACTGTTCAGGATGATAACTTGACCTGCATTTAATGTCAACATGCCGACTGAGAAAGTAACAAATGTAACAAGTCCAAATGAAATAAAGTGCAAAACTACTAGGTGTCCCAAAtagaaaggtaaaaaaaaaagacacacacacacacacacacacacacacaaatgtacactTAAACAATTCCGTATTTGTTCTGAATGTAAAATCTCCTAAAAGACAATCCCAGAAGACTTTGACTCATTGTCTCGACGAATCTCCCCCTCCTTCTTCTTTTCCGTCTTcttttctctcttcacctcctccttctctcccactctgtctttCCTCAGGATCCTCAGTGGCCAGAGAGAGGGGTTGCGGTGCTGGTCATGCCGACTGGCCGTGTCACAGCAGGGGACACTCTTGTCTCCAGTGAGAAAGTACAGGAGAGCGTTCAGCCAGGCATTACAGGAGGCCAGTGGCCTAGTGACCTTGTAGCAAATAGAGATTGTCTTCATGGCATTGCATCCTCCCATCTGACCCCTCCTGAGGAGCAGGAATAGTGTCCGGGTAACGTGGAAGGGGAGGAAGCAGAGTGCGAACAGGAGAGTGATGGTGATTATGGTTTTGATGGACTTGCGGCGCCTGCGGATGTAATGGGAGTGCTGTgagctggagatggagatggacgTTCTCTCCCTGCGCCCTTCTGAccccccaccacctccctcctcatctccccccACCTGGGAGCTGGATGGGGAATGCAGGGTCCTAAAGATGGTCCTGACTACCTGGGAGTAGCACCATGCGATGATGGTGAATGGGACGAAGAACCCCAGTAGGTGCAGGACGAGGCCGTACGGGACGTATTCTGCAAACTCATTATCAATAGCATCATCCCAACAGTTCACAAACACATTCGGCCCACCACCGACTAcatctccacccccctcctcctcagatCCATTCCCCcgctctcctgccctccctccaccacctcctcctctcaccacATACCCCGTCTGGGCAAACCTAAAGATGGGACAAGTAAGCACGAACACCACCACCCACACCATGGCGCAGGTCCCCCTCACAGCCCCCCTGCTCTCCAGGGTGATGGTCCTCATGGGGTGGCAAATGCCCAGGTAGCGGTGGACGGAGATACAGGTGAGGAAGAAGATGGAGCAGTAGAGATTGAAGTAGAACAGGAAACGCACCAGGCGACACATGAAGTCTCCAAACACCCAGCGGTCTTGCAGCATGTAGCTGGCCACCAGGAAGGGCAGAGACAGGCCGTACATCAGGTCCGTAGTTGCCAGGTTCACCATGTAGATCAGAGACGTGGTCCAGCGGCGGGGGGCATTGCCGTGGCGACAGCCACCATAGCGACGGCAGGAGCGCACCAGGACAACGGAGTTAAGCGTCAGGCTGAAGAAGAAGGTGAGGGAGtagcagagagggaggaagatgtaCTTGTAGGACTCGTCAATActgcagggggagggggagaaagagggggatggggTGAAGGAAGAGAGGGTCTCTGTCACAGATGTGCTCTCTGTGGTGTTGGAGGCTTGGCTTATACTCATGGCTGACTGTGGTTGTTTTTCTCTCTTCTGCAGCGTCTCATGTTCCTTTTTCATCAAGCCTTCCTTGGGGCAAATTCTTCTGCTTGTCTAGTGTTCCTGTCATTTGCTCTCTCTCAGGTGTGGTTGTCTTCTAAACTGTTCTCTCCAGGTTTGCAGATAGTTTGAAGGAAGGAATGTTCTCTGCATAAGGGAG contains:
- the LOC110537415 gene encoding protein FAM122A; the encoded protein is MERMEVDQCAGAAAGSGGGALRRSNSAPMITSVSDGMTVFSPTISPRYRRSSVSVNPSCPSLAVPLSPFSLGGERPDHKRQEENMEMTLRGSLQKLSDSNLVPPVSHWHDHSSVGFHLPDSGTTPNSSPSPTRRFRGPTVSSTVRWPALTPLKRKGGVESDGPPKKLFVAGVTDPAHRTSYTVSVTQASAGSPTGGVSVCGASPQGSTLYLSPPPSFTSHQPNI
- the LOC110537418 gene encoding P2Y purinoceptor 3, whose translation is MKKEHETLQKREKQPQSAMSISQASNTTESTSVTETLSSFTPSPSFSPSPCSIDESYKYIFLPLCYSLTFFFSLTLNSVVLVRSCRRYGGCRHGNAPRRWTTSLIYMVNLATTDLMYGLSLPFLVASYMLQDRWVFGDFMCRLVRFLFYFNLYCSIFFLTCISVHRYLGICHPMRTITLESRGAVRGTCAMVWVVVFVLTCPIFRFAQTGYVVRGGGGGGRAGERGNGSEEEGGGDVVGGGPNVFVNCWDDAIDNEFAEYVPYGLVLHLLGFFVPFTIIAWCYSQVVRTIFRTLHSPSSSQVGGDEEGGGGGSEGRRERTSISISSSQHSHYIRRRRKSIKTIITITLLFALCFLPFHVTRTLFLLLRRGQMGGCNAMKTISICYKVTRPLASCNAWLNALLYFLTGDKSVPCCDTASRHDQHRNPSLWPLRILRKDRVGEKEEVKREKKTEKKKEGEIRRDNESKSSGIVF